The nucleotide window GCTTCACCGGCGCTGCAACACCCGTGGAGGTCTCGTTGTGCGGCCACGCGTAGGCGTCCACACCAGCTTCGGCTGCCGGGCTGGGCAGTGTCCCAGGTTCCGCGCTGAGGATGCTGGAACGCTGAAGGAAGGGGGCCTTGTCAGTGGCCTGGGCGAACTTCGAGCCGAACTCGCCGAAGGCGAGATGCTGAGCCTTCTGCTGGACCAGGCAGAACGAGGCGATGTCCCAGAACGCGGTGGAGCCACCGACGCCGAGGATCAGCTCGTACCCATCCGGAGCGCCGAAGAACTGGTGCAGCCCCTCGCGGACCTCTGCGACCAGGTTCTTCACTGGCGCCTGCCGGTGAGAGGTCCCCAACAGTTTCATCCCCGCCGCGGAGAGTGCCTCGATCTGGGCTGCGCGCACCTTCGAGGGCCCGGCGCCGAAGCGGCCGTCCTGGGGCAGCATTTCTCGGGGGATGGTGATGCGCTGCTCAGACATGGAGACTCCTATATATAGGGCAGAGTTGCTGGTGGCGATCGGACGAGGGGCCGGGGCCTCCGGTGGTCGGGCGGGCACAACAGGTTCAGCACCATTGCCGGGGCGCTCAGGTGCCGATCTATGCTGTACAGCAGCTGCTTCCACCAGGACGAACAGCGCCGGGCCCAGGTTACCAAGGCGCGGCGCAAGAGAGAGAGTCATACGTGACCGATCTGATCGACACCACCGAGATGTATCTGCGCACCATCCTCGATCTCGAGGAGGAGGAGATCGTCCCGCTGCGCGCCAGGATCGCAGAGCGCCTCGAGCATTCAGGGCCCACGGTGTCCCAGACCGTTGCACGCATGGAACGAGACGGTCTGCTCGTGCTCACCGCCGATCGGCGACTCCAGCTGACCGAGTCGGGGCGGGGGCTCGCCGTGCAGGTGATGCGCAAGCACCGGCTGGCCGAACGTCTGCTCTCCGATGTCATCGGCCTGGAATGGCCCTATATCCATGAAGAGGCCTGCCGCTGGGAACACGTGATGAGCGAGCGGGTGGAACGTCGACTCGTCGAGATTCTGCAGTCCCCGGTGGAATCGCCCTACGGCAACCCGATCCCCGGACTGGAGGAGCTCGGCGTGGTGCTCCCGGCGGTCCAGCCCACACCCACGAGAATCACACTGCGGCAGGCGGCCGAGACCGACCCCGACGGCACATCAGGAGCCCAGTGGCAGGTGAAGCGTCTGGCGGAGTCCATCCAGATGGAGCCCGAGGTGCTGGAGCAGCTCCTCGAGGCTGGTCTGCGCCCCGGCGGAGCTCTGCGACTGCGGGGTCTGAACCAGGCTCACGTGATGCTCGAGGTCGCGCCTTCTGCGGAGCCCCCCTTCGAGGTCGAGCTGCCGCTGGAGGTCGCCCAGCACATCTTCGTGGCGGAGATCCTCGCCGGCTGAGTGCCCGCTGAATGGCTCCTGATTGCGGGGATGTCACGGCCGATGACGCAGAAGATCACAAAAATATCGGGAGGTCGTGATCTCTCTCGAGATCTTGTCAGAATAGCGTCAAGGCGCGCTGATCAGGGGTTTTATAGGCCGTCCAAGAGATCAGCGGGGGCCTGAAGGGTGACGTGAGAACCTCAACGCCAGGCATTTCTCCACTGACCGTGACCTGAGCGTGACAATTTTATCGATCTGTTATACCGTCGTACTCGTGCTCGCGGCCGCTGTCCGATGTCGCAAGCTCCTCCAGTCAGATCTCCTCCTGCCGCTGACCGGGGCCGTTTGAAAAAACTACCGCTAGGCAGGGTGCGGAGCACCGCGGTCAATCTAGACCTGAAGATGGTGAGCTTCCCGGCTTGCACTTCACGAAGGCGGTCCCGCAACTTACAGGGAGAGGTTTCCAAGAAGTGACTGACAACATGACTTTCGTCTCACGCCGTGACCGGCGCCGCCAGGCCAAGCCTTCACTGGCTCAGGCCGTGGCATCCAACGCCGGCACCGTGGGACGAGGCGCCGCGGTTGCCGTGGCAGCTTCGGGCCTGGTGATCACCTCCGGAGTCGCCGCCAACGCATCCACCAACGTCGAGACCCCCGAGGTCACCACCCTTGAGGTCGCAGCAACTGGTCTCAGCGTGGAGCGCGCCAGCAACACCTCCTCGGTTGCCGTGACGGCCTCCCGTGAGGTTGAGCTCTCCTTCGACCGCCCGGTCGTCACCTCCACTCCTGCACCAGAGCCCGAGCCGGAACCGGAGCCAGTCGTCGAAGAGGCTGCCGCAGTGGTTCCCGCCTCCCCGCAGGTCGAGCAGGAAGCCCCCGCCGAGCAGGCGCAGACGCAGCAGGCCGCTCAGCAGCAGGCACAGCAGGCCGACACCGGTCAGCAGGCCACGGGCAACACCCAGGTCGCCTCCTCCGAGCCGGCACAGACCGAAGCACCAGCCTCCAGCGGCGGCAACGGCTCGGTCGTCGGCGCAGCGTATGCAGGCCTCGGCAACCCCTACTCCTACGGCGGCAGCAGCACCAGCGGCTGGGACTGCTCGGGATTCATCAACTGGGCCTACGCCCAGGCCGGTGTCTCCGTGCCCCGCAGCACCTACGCCATGATGGGCTCCA belongs to Nesterenkonia halotolerans and includes:
- a CDS encoding metal-dependent transcriptional regulator, whose protein sequence is MTDLIDTTEMYLRTILDLEEEEIVPLRARIAERLEHSGPTVSQTVARMERDGLLVLTADRRLQLTESGRGLAVQVMRKHRLAERLLSDVIGLEWPYIHEEACRWEHVMSERVERRLVEILQSPVESPYGNPIPGLEELGVVLPAVQPTPTRITLRQAAETDPDGTSGAQWQVKRLAESIQMEPEVLEQLLEAGLRPGGALRLRGLNQAHVMLEVAPSAEPPFEVELPLEVAQHIFVAEILAG
- a CDS encoding C40 family peptidase; the encoded protein is MTFVSRRDRRRQAKPSLAQAVASNAGTVGRGAAVAVAASGLVITSGVAANASTNVETPEVTTLEVAATGLSVERASNTSSVAVTASREVELSFDRPVVTSTPAPEPEPEPEPVVEEAAAVVPASPQVEQEAPAEQAQTQQAAQQQAQQADTGQQATGNTQVASSEPAQTEAPASSGGNGSVVGAAYAGLGNPYSYGGSSTSGWDCSGFINWAYAQAGVSVPRSTYAMMGSMRQVSSPSPGDIVIQNGGSHAAIYVGNGQLIGANNPRVGTVQYSLNSPYWSNTMYLSAN